In the genome of Abyssalbus ytuae, the window TATTGAGCTTTGCCATTGTACTTTGTATATCTTTAACTGCTTGGTCTAAGTTCGCATCATTCAATTTATTGCCAATTTCCGAAAACTGTTCAGTCATGTTTGCTACATTATCAACTGAGGTATTCAGCTTTTCTTTATTATCGGCTAAAAAAGAATTAAGAACAATAGAAGAATTTTTAAAAGTAGCTACTGTAGCATTTAAATCGGAAATCACATTTCTGAGATTTTTTCTGGCATCATCATCCAGTACTTCTTTAAACCCTACTAATACAGAATCAGCATTTACCATCATACTTTCAATTTTTTGCTGTAAAGGTGCAATTTGCTGGGTTACTAGGTCCGTTAACCCGGGCTTAATTGCTCCCTGCAACGTATCGCCGGATTCGGCAATACCACTTTCATCAAACTTTGGTAATATTTGTATGCTTTTACCCCCGATAATACCTGTATCATAAATTTCGGCTATACTGTTTTTACTAAACTGAAATTCATTATCAACAGTAAAGGAGACAATAAGTTTACCTTTCTCATTAAAAAATCTGATAGAGGTTATTTTACCTACCTGCAGACCGTTTATAGTTACAGGCGTGGCTGGCGCCAGGCCTCCTACATCATCATAGAGGGCATAATATTTTCGGCTTGTATCAAATACCGGATTTGATTTAAGATAATTGAAACCTAATATGAAAAGTAAAATCCCGCCTAATACTATTATTCCTGTTTTAAGTTCTCTGGATATTTTCAAAAGCTTTTTTTTTGATAAGTAACAAAATTAGAAATATTTTTTTTAGAAACATCCTAATTTGAATCTGATTTTAAAGCTTCGGCAAGACTTACTTTTTTTCCGTTTTTATAAGCTACTATATAACTGGTAGTATATCCTGCCTGAACTGCTTTGTCTTTTAGCTCCAAAGCCTCCGGGTAATTGTGTGGTTGTCCGTAGAAATAACGATAAAAGTCGTCTCCCTGTTCCCTGCTAACAGGATCAAGCCCTTTAAAATTGTATGATTTCAACTCTATTTTTGAAGAACTTGCTGCAATTTGAACTTTGAAAGAAAATTCCTGATCGTAACGGTTTTCATTTTCTGTGACTTTTTTTATTGCTTCCTGATTTTGAATCGGTTCGTTCCCAGAATTATTTTCTACTACAGGACTGCCTGCTACCACGCTTTCAACAATTTGTTCTACTTCCTCGCTATGATGTGTTCCTGATCCTGTATTATTTTTAACAGGCAATGCAACTTCGGTGGTTTCTTCAAGAATATCATTTTTGATTTCAAAATCTATATTTTCACCTACATTTTCATCAATATATTTTTTATAGCTCATTATACCTCTTACAATATTTCTTGCCAAAGCACCCTGCCCATCTTTGGATAATAAATATCTCCTTTCGTTTTTAT includes:
- a CDS encoding MlaD family protein, which translates into the protein MKISRELKTGIIVLGGILLFILGFNYLKSNPVFDTSRKYYALYDDVGGLAPATPVTINGLQVGKITSIRFFNEKGKLIVSFTVDNEFQFSKNSIAEIYDTGIIGGKSIQILPKFDESGIAESGDTLQGAIKPGLTDLVTQQIAPLQQKIESMMVNADSVLVGFKEVLDDDARKNLRNVISDLNATVATFKNSSIVLNSFLADNKEKLNTSVDNVANMTEQFSEIGNKLNDANLDQAVKDIQSTMAKLNNVLAAIEGGKGSAGKLIKDEELYNNLSDASGQLELLLQDMRLNPKRYVHFSLFGKRQKEYELPEDDPALETNETNN